In Nicotiana tabacum cultivar K326 chromosome 2, ASM71507v2, whole genome shotgun sequence, the following proteins share a genomic window:
- the LOC107810104 gene encoding DNA-directed RNA polymerases II and V subunit 6B, with protein sequence MADDDYDMDGGYVDEPIEPEPDEGAEIEEDNGNNEDIPDPLLGEGEEKTEQEPVERPRKTSKYMTKYERARILGTRALQISMNAPVMVELEGETDPLEIAMKELRERKIPFTIRRYLPDGSYEDWGVDELIVEDSWKRQVGGT encoded by the exons ATGGCGGACGATGACTATGATATGGACGGAGG ATACGTGGACGAGCCAATAGAACCTGAGCCTGAT GAAGGAGCAGAGATTGAAGAAGATAATGGCAACAATGAGGACATACCAGACCCCCTGTTGGGTGAAGGTGAGGAGAAAACAGAGCAAGAGCCTGTGGAGCGACCTCGGAAGACGTCGAAGTATATGACAAAATATGAACGTGCTAGAATCCTGGGCACTCGTGCACTCCAGATCAG CATGAATGCTCCTGTGATGGTTGAGTTGGAGGGGGAAACTGATCCACTTGAG ATTGCAATGAAGGAGCTCCGAGAGAGAAAGATACCATTCACAATTCGCCGTTACCTGCCTGATGGAAG TTATGAAGATTGGGGAGTCGATGAATTGATTGTTGAGGATTCATGGAAGAGACAAGTCGGAGGAACTTGA